The sequence CTCCAATGTTGGAGAATCTCAAGCGTGATTTGAATACGGAAATTGTGTATCAAGGTATTGCGTCGGCGTTTGCGGAAGTGACTGATGGGCTTGAGCTTGATTTCCGCGGCACTGGAGGGTCGTCGATAATTTATGTGCGAGAGCAGGGAAGACAACCCGTTAGACTTGCAAATTGCGGCGATGGATTGCGCGATCTGGTTGCGATTCTTGCGTATGTTGCAATCTATTCCGGCTATGATTTGTGCCTGGATGAGCCGGGGTTGCGCCTTCATCCTCATGCTCAGCGCAAGTTGCTGCGTCATCTTGAGATGCATGCAAAGCAGCGAGCTATCTGGATTGCGTCTCACGATGGAGTCTTTGTCGGCTCTCCTGCTGTGCGCAGTCGCTACAGTGTTCAGCGCGAGGTGGAGCGCAATCTTTCTGTGGTGAGAGAGTTGCCGACGCAGATTGAGTTGCGGCGTGCGTTTTCCTCATTGGGATGGGCACCTCAAGACGCGCTGCTTGCAGACCGCGTGCTCTACTGCGAAGGCCCAGCAGACAAGACGATCTTCGAGGCTGCCGTCCAGCATCTCGCTGAGCAAGATGCGAGTCTGGGAGGGACAGTAGTAGTTGAACTCGGAGGTGAAGGTGCTGTCTGGGGGCGCAAACCCCAAGTACTTGAATCTATCGACTTTTTGCGCCGCGTAGCGCCTCACGCGCAGCATGTCATTCTCTTGGATGTAGGGGACCACGGGAGGGCTGCTGAAGGGCTTAAACAATGGCTCGAGAATAGAGGCGCACTCGTGTGTTTCCTGGTGCGAAATGAACTGGAGAACTACTTTCTTGAGCCGGCACTTGTCGCAGCAGTATGCGAAAGAGCTGCTCGCGAGTGGCTTGGGGCTGAGGCGGTTGCCAACATTCGGTTGCCTTCGATAGAGGAGCTTTCCCAGAGATTGGCTGGGCTTGATATCAAGGGTGATAAAGGGTCTTCGGTCCTTGATGATGTGTTTAATGAATTCATTCGTAGGGCCTACAAGAAAACAGATGGCGCTACATGGGTAGCTCCAATTTGGTACTCGCAAGCCCCCACGCTGGCCAATGAACTTACCCAGGAAATTCGCGATGCATTGCTTGCGGTCAGGTCTTGAGTGAGGCGTGTGCGATAGTGGGCTGTGCCCGTCTACCGAGTAGCTTTTTCGTATTGCCGCTTCGGGTACGTGTGAGCGGCGTGTCGCTGTAGCGCGGGTGGCGGGTGGGGTAGACAGTCGCCTGTCCCCCACCCGGAGCTCCCGTGCGATACGCCCTCGCGCTTCTCCTCTTCGTCCTTCCTCTCACGCCGTTCGCCCAGCAGGTCTCTCAGCCGGACATCGACGCCGCGATTCAGCGGACGATGGAGACCTTCGAGGTGCCCGGCATCGCCGTCGCCGTCGTGAAGGACGGCAAGGTGGTGCTGGCAAAGGGCTACGGCGTGCGCAAGCTGGGCGAGAAGGCGCCAGTGACGCCGGACTCGCTGTTCGGCATCGCCTCCAACACCAAGGCCTTCACCTCGGCGGCGCTGGCAATGCTCGTGGACGAGGGCAAGCTCCAGTGGGACGACCGCGTCATCGACCACCTGCCGTCGTTCCAGATGTTCGACCCGTACGTCACGCGTGAGCTGACGATTCGCGACTTGCTCGTGCACCGCAGCGGCCTGGGGCTGGGCGCGGGAGACCTGCTCTACTTCCCGCAATCCACCTTCACCGAGGAGGAAATCGTCGCGCGGCTGCGTCGCATTCCCCCGGCGAGCAGCTTCCGCAGCAAGTACGCGTACGACAACATCCTCTACCTCGTCGCGGGGAA comes from Pyxidicoccus parkwaysis and encodes:
- a CDS encoding AAA family ATPase is translated as MAIDMSNGQAELGRFLSVSTHLRARDTRFQQEGIDFFEPDSLLVGPASGLDFDAARLSPEVGLHVLLGRNNAGKTRMLKAIASSKFKRTFKIDELPESWRHEVFRVSSPDGLPRFEATWDRSIDPALLSTNAATQLGNQRRRHLQVQVAKSDQDFLRTRSFSQGFDLTLFESIWSHIRVRPVAPIPTNRYVSDEGPLTSTGEVSNLGVFAPMLENLKRDLNTEIVYQGIASAFAEVTDGLELDFRGTGGSSIIYVREQGRQPVRLANCGDGLRDLVAILAYVAIYSGYDLCLDEPGLRLHPHAQRKLLRHLEMHAKQRAIWIASHDGVFVGSPAVRSRYSVQREVERNLSVVRELPTQIELRRAFSSLGWAPQDALLADRVLYCEGPADKTIFEAAVQHLAEQDASLGGTVVVELGGEGAVWGRKPQVLESIDFLRRVAPHAQHVILLDVGDHGRAAEGLKQWLENRGALVCFLVRNELENYFLEPALVAAVCERAAREWLGAEAVANIRLPSIEELSQRLAGLDIKGDKGSSVLDDVFNEFIRRAYKKTDGATWVAPIWYSQAPTLANELTQEIRDALLAVRS